In Clostridium sp. DL-VIII, the following proteins share a genomic window:
- a CDS encoding FliH/SctL family protein translates to MQSSYSLIKKGFAKEGNSKVISTEYVSKKTVLEGFEELKEEESEEKVPQIDPEELLKKYEDIGQRIIEDAKREKQAITLRAQMEANAAEKRAYEKGYEQGLKNGYDDGYKKAYDETIDSAKAEAAEIVNKAEILLKSAHENYENYLEVKKVEVVKLALEIAESIVQKELSRDDAMNAIIEEAFKISKGEDNVILKVNSVHVEELKAEVERWKVSYGIKNEIFVITDESIEPGNAVLEKPSGMVKVGIEIGMEQIRKAILG, encoded by the coding sequence ATGCAATCATCGTATAGCTTAATAAAAAAGGGATTTGCAAAAGAGGGAAATAGCAAAGTTATTTCGACAGAATATGTTAGTAAGAAGACTGTATTAGAAGGCTTTGAGGAATTAAAAGAGGAAGAAAGCGAAGAAAAAGTACCTCAAATTGATCCAGAAGAACTTTTAAAAAAATATGAAGATATTGGTCAGAGAATAATAGAAGATGCAAAAAGAGAAAAGCAGGCAATAACTTTAAGAGCTCAGATGGAAGCTAACGCTGCTGAAAAAAGAGCTTATGAAAAAGGCTATGAGCAAGGGCTTAAAAATGGATATGATGACGGCTATAAAAAAGCCTATGATGAAACAATAGATTCGGCCAAAGCTGAAGCTGCTGAAATTGTAAATAAAGCTGAGATATTATTAAAATCAGCGCATGAAAATTATGAAAATTATTTAGAAGTAAAAAAAGTAGAAGTAGTAAAATTAGCATTAGAAATAGCAGAAAGCATTGTGCAAAAGGAATTAAGCAGAGATGATGCTATGAATGCAATTATTGAAGAAGCTTTTAAGATTTCAAAAGGAGAAGATAATGTTATTTTAAAGGTAAATTCGGTCCATGTAGAAGAATTAAAAGCTGAAGTTGAAAGATGGAAAGTATCTTATGGTATAAAGAACGAAATTTTTGTGATTACTGATGAATCTATTGAACCAGGAAATGCAGTTTTGGAAAAACCAAGCGGAATGGTAAAAGTGGGCATAGAAATCGGTATGGAACAGATACGAAAAGCGATACTAGGATAA
- the fliI gene encoding flagellar protein export ATPase FliI → MLDLDLDFSRLIKKVNNTSTIYSEGIVKKVIGLTIEVQGIKAFIGELCVIYNERNTPINCEVVGFKDEFVILMPLDELIGISPGCRVVPQHKPLSVRCSDKLLGHIIDGLGKPIDCESIAMDGEEYPLENDAPDPLKRKRIQEIMPTGIRAIDGFLTCGDGQRIGIFAGSGVGKSTTLGMIAREAKADVNVIALIGERGREVREFIEKDLGPEGMKKSVVVCATSDKPALIRIKGALTATAIAEYFRDKGKKVILMMDSVTRFAMAQREVGLAIGEPPATKGYTPSVFAKLPRLMERSGTSSDGSITAFYTVLVDGDDFNEPIADAVRGILDGHIVLSRDLAHKNHYPAIDILNSVSRLMSQIAPKEHKEAASIARDLLATYKDSEDLINIGAYVKGSNKKIDMAVNYNDQLNSFLCQGIDERSSFEETENILLSMFRQ, encoded by the coding sequence ATGCTTGATTTAGACTTGGATTTTAGTAGATTAATAAAAAAAGTAAATAATACTTCAACTATATATAGTGAGGGTATTGTTAAGAAAGTGATAGGTCTTACTATTGAAGTACAAGGCATTAAGGCATTTATTGGAGAGCTTTGTGTAATATACAACGAAAGAAATACTCCAATAAATTGCGAAGTTGTTGGATTTAAAGATGAATTTGTAATTTTAATGCCTCTTGATGAGCTTATAGGAATATCACCAGGTTGTAGAGTTGTACCGCAGCATAAACCATTAAGTGTTAGATGTTCAGATAAATTACTTGGGCACATAATTGATGGACTTGGAAAGCCGATTGATTGTGAAAGTATAGCGATGGATGGAGAAGAGTATCCTTTAGAAAATGATGCACCAGATCCTCTAAAGAGAAAAAGAATACAAGAAATAATGCCAACAGGGATAAGAGCTATAGATGGTTTTTTAACCTGTGGAGATGGGCAGAGAATTGGTATATTTGCAGGAAGTGGGGTTGGTAAAAGCACAACTCTCGGAATGATAGCAAGAGAAGCTAAGGCAGATGTAAATGTAATAGCTTTAATTGGAGAAAGAGGAAGAGAAGTAAGAGAATTTATAGAAAAAGATTTAGGACCGGAAGGTATGAAAAAATCTGTTGTAGTTTGTGCTACTTCAGATAAGCCTGCACTTATAAGAATCAAAGGAGCATTAACAGCGACTGCTATAGCAGAGTACTTTAGGGATAAAGGGAAAAAAGTGATTCTTATGATGGATTCAGTTACAAGATTTGCCATGGCTCAAAGAGAAGTTGGACTTGCAATAGGAGAACCACCAGCCACAAAAGGATATACTCCTTCGGTATTTGCAAAGCTTCCGAGGTTAATGGAAAGATCAGGAACATCAAGCGATGGATCTATAACTGCATTTTATACTGTACTTGTTGATGGTGATGATTTTAATGAACCAATAGCAGATGCTGTTAGAGGTATATTGGATGGGCATATAGTTTTATCTAGAGATTTAGCACATAAAAATCATTATCCAGCTATTGATATTTTAAATAGTGTCAGCAGACTTATGAGTCAAATAGCACCTAAAGAACATAAAGAAGCAGCATCAATTGCAAGAGATCTTTTAGCAACGTATAAGGACTCTGAAGACTTAATTAATATAGGCGCCTATGTTAAAGGAAGTAATAAAAAAATTGATATGGCTGTTAATTATAATGATCAGCTGAATAGTTTTTTATGTCAGGGAATTGATGAAAGATCAAGCTTTGAAGAAACAGAAAATATATTGTTGTCAATGTTTAGACAATAA
- the fliG gene encoding flagellar motor switch protein FliG: MPKEQNQLTGVHKAAILFITLGPEASSGILKKLPESDIQKITYEIANITSVTSEQREEILNEFLQINKARDYIIEGGMDYAKTLLSKALGAQRASEILEKVSEATAQYRPFSIARKADSHQLLNVIISEQPQTIALILCYLQADKAAQVMAELPEETQSEVAYRIATMNNTSPMVIKEIESVLESKLSSVVRTEMTSLGGVETLVNILNAVDRTTEKNITEGLEREDAELADKVKSSMFVFEDIVSLDDVSIQRILREVEASDLALALKGCSDEVANCIYRNQSKRAAAALKEDMEFLGPVRITDVEKAQQKIVSVIRRLDDANEIIIARGGEDAIIV, encoded by the coding sequence ATGCCAAAGGAACAAAACCAATTAACAGGAGTGCATAAGGCTGCGATTCTATTTATAACACTTGGCCCAGAAGCCTCATCTGGTATATTGAAAAAATTGCCAGAAAGCGATATTCAAAAGATAACTTATGAAATTGCTAATATAACTTCTGTTACTTCGGAGCAAAGAGAAGAAATATTAAATGAATTTTTACAAATAAATAAGGCTAGAGATTACATAATTGAAGGTGGAATGGATTATGCTAAGACACTGCTTTCAAAAGCATTAGGAGCTCAAAGAGCTAGTGAAATATTGGAAAAGGTGTCTGAAGCTACAGCACAGTATAGACCTTTTTCAATTGCAAGGAAGGCAGATTCTCATCAATTATTAAATGTAATAATATCAGAACAGCCGCAGACAATAGCGCTTATATTATGTTATTTACAAGCAGATAAAGCTGCACAAGTAATGGCGGAATTACCAGAAGAGACACAAAGTGAAGTCGCTTATAGAATAGCAACTATGAATAACACATCTCCAATGGTAATTAAAGAAATAGAATCAGTGCTTGAAAGTAAATTATCTTCAGTGGTAAGAACTGAAATGACAAGCTTAGGTGGAGTAGAAACATTAGTTAATATCTTAAATGCAGTTGATAGAACAACTGAAAAGAATATTACTGAAGGTTTGGAAAGAGAAGATGCTGAACTTGCAGATAAAGTTAAGAGCTCCATGTTTGTATTTGAAGATATTGTTTCTCTTGATGATGTATCTATTCAAAGAATTCTTAGAGAAGTTGAGGCTTCAGATCTTGCGCTTGCGCTTAAAGGATGTTCTGATGAAGTTGCGAATTGTATTTATAGAAATCAATCTAAGAGAGCAGCTGCTGCATTAAAGGAAGATATGGAATTCTTAGGACCAGTAAGAATTACAGATGTTGAAAAAGCGCAACAAAAGATTGTTTCTGTTATTAGAAGGTTAGATGATGCTAATGAAATCATCATAGCAAGAGGTGGAGAAGATGCAATCATCGTATAG